The Arachidicoccus terrestris genome includes the window GTTGTAACGAAGCTACAGGAAAAAGGAATCGGTAAAAGAAAGACCAACTACCGGATGCGCGACGCCGCCTTCAGCCGTCAGCGATACTGGGGAGAGCCGTTCCCGATCATATGGAAAGACGGTATTGCGATCCCTTTATCAGAACAAGAGTTACCTCTCTTATTGCCGCAGATAGATAAATACGGTCCCGGTCCCGGAGGTGCCGGTCCTCTGGCGACAATAGACAGTTGGACCAGCCGGGGGCTGGAGACCAATACCATGCCTGGTTACGCCGGCAGCTCCTGGTATTTTCTACGCTATATGGACCCCCACAATACAGAAGCCTTCTGCGACCCTGCAGTCAGCGCCTACTGGAACCAGGTAGATCTGTATATCGGCGGTACGGAACATGCCGTAGGGCACCTGCTCTATAGCCGCCTTTGGACAAAGATCCTGTATGATTTAGGCTTTGTTACTTTCCAGGAACCGTTTAAAAAGCTCCTGAACCAGGGCATGATCCAGGGAAGCTCCCGTTTTGTTTACCGCCGGCATGGCACCCAGGAATTTATTTCTGCGGGATTAATTGCGGGGCAGCAAGTAGACCGTATCCATGTAGATGTGAACATCGTAGACGGCGTGGAGCTGGATATGGAGGCTTTTAAACAATGGAAGAACGGAGAATTTGCACAGGCCGCTTTTATTCTGGAAGAGGGTAAATATATATGCGGGGTTGAAGTAGAAAAAATGTCCAAATCCAAGTTCAACACCGTGAATCCGGATACCCTCGTCGAAAAATTCGGCGCGGACACCTTCCGAATGTACGAAATGTTCCTGGGCCCGGTAGAGCAGTCTAAGCCCTGGGATACCAAAGGTATCGAAGGCGTACACCGCTTTTTGAAAAAACTCTGGCGCCTATTCTTTGACGAAGAAAAGGGTGCTGTCTGGACAGATCAGGAGCCAACCACAGCAGAGTTAAAAGTGCTGCACAAAACCATCCAGAAAGTACAGTCTGACACAGAACGTTACTCATTTAATACCGTAGTTTCTGCCTTCATGGTCTGCGTCAATGAGCTCACCGACCTTAAGTGCCATAAAAAGCAAATCCTGGCGCCCTTACTGATCATGCTGACACCTTATGCACCGCACATCGCAGCTGAACTCTGGCAGGCGATCGGTGGCACAGGCGAAATTTTGGATGCTTCCTTCCCGGCATTCAAACCGGAACTCATAAAAGAATCCTCCAAGAATTATCCCGTCAGCATTAACGGTAAAATGCGCACCAATATGGAATTTGCCCTGGATGCCGATAAAGAAGCCATACAGACTGCCGTACTGGAAAATGAAGTAGTCAAAAAATGGGTCGAGGACAAACCTGTTAAAAAGTTCATCTTCGTCCCAGGCAAAATGATCAATGTGGTCATATAAGAAAAAGCAATGCTCCTCAATATTGTGTAAGCCCGGTATGTTTTAACATTACATACCGGGCTTATTGCTGCTTTTTCGTGGCTGGCATATCAAGTACAACGTTTGCGTGATTTTTACTTCCGCTAGGCTGATGTCTTTGTTTTTATGCATCTTTGATGGTACAGATGAATACCCGCTGCTGATACACTGTTCATCGCCTAATAAGTAATCAACTATGCACACAAAACGACATTGGAAACCTTTCACCGCTACTTGTCTCGGATTAAGCCTCATGACGCTGGGCTTCAGTTTGAATCCCGGTCTGGCCGGGGCACAGTCTAAAACATTCACGGTGCCGGCTAATAAGGGCTATGTCCTCCCTTTTACCGCGGGGCGCCATCAGGGTGTTTCAGTTCCTGTCGGTTATCCTGAAACCATCCGGCCTGTTTCTAAATGGACAGACAAGACTAAATCAGTGGTATGGTACCTGTATCAGGAACCGGGAGACTATAATTTTAGCTTTGACGGACAAGTAGACAAGGGTATTGACCTCCCCTTTGAACTTAGCATTTCCGACGCGGATCCAGCCGGTCAATTTAACGAACAACATCAGCGAATCACCTTCAAAGGTAGCGGGAGCAGAGATACCTTTACTGTTGGAAGCATCGCTATAGCTGATACAGGCTACTACCGTTATGAGCTTAAACCGAAGGCCGATCCTAAAAATGCGATTACTTTACATTCCTTGTTCTTTACTGCCGAAAATGGAAAAGGCGAGGTACATCAGACCGATTACCAGTCCTCTCCTTCTGTGCACTTAAGTTTTAGTTCGACAGCGCCAACAACCAAATCATACGACTGGATCTATGGCGAGATCCTTGTACCCAAAGGAGGTGATCCGCTGGCTACTTATTATGAAAGCCTGGGCTTCTACCGGGGCTACATGGGCATCCAGACCAATAGTGATCAGGAACGCAGGGTGTTGTTTTCCGTTTGGGACAGCAAGGATGCCGAAAAGGATAAGAGCATTCAGCAATCTGATCTGGTAACCCTTGTCGCCAAAGGCCCCGGAACAGTTACAAATAATTTCGGGGGCGAAGGAACCGGGGGGCAGTGTTATAACCCCAATGCCAACTGGGAAACCGGCAAACCCGTCCATTTTCTGATGAATGTATTACCGGATAGCAATGGCTCTGTCGTAATTTCCGCCTGGTATCAGATCGACACTAAGCCGTGGGTCTATGTCGCCAGCTGGCGGGCCCCGAAAGAAAAGCGTTATTTTGACGGGTATTATTCCTTTATTGAGAATTATGGTTATACCAATGGTTGGATGCGGCGAATGGCCTATTATTATAATGCCTGGGGTAAACAAAGCGGTGGCGGAGACTGGGTATCTTTCAACAGAGTCCGGTTCTCACATACGGATGGCAAGCCAGGTCAACGTGTAGATTATGAACAAGGGGTATCTCCGGCATACCCAGACCGGTTCTATATGGCATCGGGCGGCTATACACCAACGAAGCTAACCGCCAATGAAATTCCACTGGGAAAGCAGATTCCCATCAAAGATCTGACATCCTTTAAAAAACAGGTGCAGGACGCGTTAAAGGAGGAAGTAAAACGACAATAGCCTTAGAGAATAATACCCTCAAGAATAGCACGGTATCCACCCCTTTTTTAGATACAATAGGGGTGTCGCCATTTTGACATAAACAACGCCCCTGTTGTTATCTTGTCAGCTCTATTCAATCCAGGGAGCTGCATTCGTCTACTCGCTTTTCAAATGCCGCAACAAATTGGATTTAGCGGCCTTATATACCTTGAGACTGATCGTCATAAAGGTGATCAGCATCAGTGTGCAAAATACCTCTATAAATACATCGGCACCGATCGTTGATTGGTAGGCAAAATTACGAAGCCATCTGCCAGCCAGCAAATAAGATACCGGTGTGGCTATTAAAATTGCCAGCAATACCAAGACGACAAACTCCTTACAGATTAAACGTACAAGACTACGGGCACTCGCCCCCAACACTTTTCTGATACCCATTTCTTTAATCCTTGTCTCCGTACTATAGGTCGCCAGACCGAACAGGCCCAGACAGGAAATAAAAATAGCGATAGAAGCAAAGGTGGTAAATAAAGCGCCGACCCGCATATCCGATTTATACAAATTCTCAAACTGCTTGTCTAAAAAATGATAACTGAAAGGAGCATCGCTGGTCTTATAAGGTGTATAGGCATCAGCCACTGCCGCAATAGCTGATTTCATCTGCCGGGCAGATGTTCTGACATAAAGTGTATTCCACGATTTGGGTTGCACATAGAACACAAGTGGCGAAACAGCTGACCTTAAATCCTGAAAATTAAAATCCTTCACGACACCGATAACCTTATATTTCTTTCCGGAGAATCCCACCTCTTGGCCCAGATAAGGAGCTTTAAGGCCCATTTGGCGTACGGCTGTTTGATTCAAAATAACTGCTAAACTGTCTGCTGGTGAACCTGTAAAGTTCCGGCCATGTGCCAGCGCCATTTTCATGGCCGGAATAAAAGAAGCATCAATGGCTACTGGGTAACTCAAAAAACTGCTATTAGGATCCTGGCCTTGTTTTTTTAGACTCGTGGAAGAAACATTCAGATTTGTCAGTTCTTCGGCACTACTCAATCCTATATTTTCAATACTGGTGTAATGCAACAGATCTGCCTTTATCGCTTCCAGATGAGGAATGGCCGTTTTGGGAAAGGTCACTGTAAATACATAGGCTCTGTCATAGCCAATATTTATGTTTCGAATGTAATCCAGCTGACGGCCCATGATCAGGGTTACGAATAGTAATACAGCTGCCATGAAAAACTGAAAAACCACTAGGCCCTTCCGGAATGTATTTGCACCTATATTTCTGCTGATTTTTCCTTTTAACGACTCGATGGGCTTGAAAGAAGACAGCAAAATGGCAGGATAAATACTGGCCACCAATAAGGTTGCTATTAAAACGACACCTAAAGTTTTCCATAGCTGCCAGTCGTTTAACGCACAGCTAAATGCTTTACCGGAAATAAAATTATATAGTGGCATGAGCGCAAATATCAAGCCTATCGCGATCACCATCGAAATGCCAAAAACCATCACCGTCTCCCCCATAAATTGAAAGAACAGCTGCCTTCTTTTAGCTCCGACAATCTTTTTTATACCCACTTCCTTAGCGCGAACTAAAGATCTGGCAGTAGACATATTCACATAGTTGATACAGGCAATCAGAAATAACATGAGCATAATCACCATGAAGACTTGTACCAAGCGGTAAGCGCTGTTATTTCCGTTCGGTTGAATCAGGTGGATATCGGTTAAGTGTTGCAGGCGAAACTCGAAACGCTTGTCTCCGATGTCTGTCCAGTTTTTGACAACAGCGGCCGCAACTTTATTGGCGTCTGTCTTATTTCGTAGCAAAAGAAAGGTCGACATACTAAAGTTCTGCCGGTCTTCATCCAGATTTTTCCCACTATGCCTGGCTGCATATCCGGCTGCGTAATAACTGATAGGTAAAAGCACATCAGCGCGGATCGTCGAATTTTCCGGAAAGTCAGCCAGTATACCGGTAATCGTCATCGGATGCCCGTCATAGTTCAGCACCTGCCCCAGGGGCGCTGTGTTTCCATATATTTTTTTTGCGGCAGATGCCGTCAGTACAATACTATAGGGATTTTGCCAGAGGCCATTTCTGTTACCTGCCAACAGCTTAAAACTGAAAACAGACAGAAAGCTATTATCAACAAATAGAGAAGATAGTTTAAAGTCTCGGGAAAGGCGTGCCCTGGTAAACCTGGCCTGACCATTATCGATAATCCGGGAAGCAGCTGCTACAGCTGGTATGGACGAAGTCACATCAAACACTTTGGGCGGGGTCATAGGGTAAACAACCTCTTGACCGGCATTTTCCTGCCCCATAAAATGTGTATTGACCCTGTAGATACGATCTGCATTTTGGAAGAACGCATCAAAGCTCGATTCATTTTGGACCCAAATCAGTAACATAATACCTGTCGCCAGTCCTATGCTAAGACCGGCAATATTAATAATACTATATAGTTTCCCCTTT containing:
- the leuS gene encoding leucine--tRNA ligase — translated: MDYNFRDIEKKWQQHWTETEAYKVPNDTTKPKFYVLDMFPYPSGAGLHVGHPLGYIASDIFARYKRLKGYNVLHPMGYDAFGLPAEQYAIEHGIHPADSTRQNIATFEKQLNNIGFCFDWSRRVNTSDPGYYKWTQWIFLQLFDSFYDRHQKKARKITQLQSLFEKEGNQAHPCPGDDTIVFSADQWNAYDNKKQQDILMQYRLAYCGYGEVNWCEALGTVLANDEVVNGVSERGGHPVQKKTLRQWYLRITEYADRLLEGLDTVEFSDAMKEMQTNWIGKSTGAEITFKISSESDEIPSFTAYTTRPDTIMGVDFCVLAPELDWILSIASVEQRPEVEKYIAYVKSRSERERMAEKRITGCFTGAYAINPFDENKKIPIYISEYVLAGYGTGAIMAVPCGDERDYKFAKNFEIPITNILGDHFDGEYANPTKDAILQNSGFLNGLPMREAMEVVVTKLQEKGIGKRKTNYRMRDAAFSRQRYWGEPFPIIWKDGIAIPLSEQELPLLLPQIDKYGPGPGGAGPLATIDSWTSRGLETNTMPGYAGSSWYFLRYMDPHNTEAFCDPAVSAYWNQVDLYIGGTEHAVGHLLYSRLWTKILYDLGFVTFQEPFKKLLNQGMIQGSSRFVYRRHGTQEFISAGLIAGQQVDRIHVDVNIVDGVELDMEAFKQWKNGEFAQAAFILEEGKYICGVEVEKMSKSKFNTVNPDTLVEKFGADTFRMYEMFLGPVEQSKPWDTKGIEGVHRFLKKLWRLFFDEEKGAVWTDQEPTTAELKVLHKTIQKVQSDTERYSFNTVVSAFMVCVNELTDLKCHKKQILAPLLIMLTPYAPHIAAELWQAIGGTGEILDASFPAFKPELIKESSKNYPVSINGKMRTNMEFALDADKEAIQTAVLENEVVKKWVEDKPVKKFIFVPGKMINVVI
- a CDS encoding DUF3472 domain-containing protein, coding for MHTKRHWKPFTATCLGLSLMTLGFSLNPGLAGAQSKTFTVPANKGYVLPFTAGRHQGVSVPVGYPETIRPVSKWTDKTKSVVWYLYQEPGDYNFSFDGQVDKGIDLPFELSISDADPAGQFNEQHQRITFKGSGSRDTFTVGSIAIADTGYYRYELKPKADPKNAITLHSLFFTAENGKGEVHQTDYQSSPSVHLSFSSTAPTTKSYDWIYGEILVPKGGDPLATYYESLGFYRGYMGIQTNSDQERRVLFSVWDSKDAEKDKSIQQSDLVTLVAKGPGTVTNNFGGEGTGGQCYNPNANWETGKPVHFLMNVLPDSNGSVVISAWYQIDTKPWVYVASWRAPKEKRYFDGYYSFIENYGYTNGWMRRMAYYYNAWGKQSGGGDWVSFNRVRFSHTDGKPGQRVDYEQGVSPAYPDRFYMASGGYTPTKLTANEIPLGKQIPIKDLTSFKKQVQDALKEEVKRQ
- a CDS encoding ABC transporter permease; this encodes MWKYYLRSAWRNLKKGKLYSIINIAGLSIGLATGIMLLIWVQNESSFDAFFQNADRIYRVNTHFMGQENAGQEVVYPMTPPKVFDVTSSIPAVAAASRIIDNGQARFTRARLSRDFKLSSLFVDNSFLSVFSFKLLAGNRNGLWQNPYSIVLTASAAKKIYGNTAPLGQVLNYDGHPMTITGILADFPENSTIRADVLLPISYYAAGYAARHSGKNLDEDRQNFSMSTFLLLRNKTDANKVAAAVVKNWTDIGDKRFEFRLQHLTDIHLIQPNGNNSAYRLVQVFMVIMLMLFLIACINYVNMSTARSLVRAKEVGIKKIVGAKRRQLFFQFMGETVMVFGISMVIAIGLIFALMPLYNFISGKAFSCALNDWQLWKTLGVVLIATLLVASIYPAILLSSFKPIESLKGKISRNIGANTFRKGLVVFQFFMAAVLLFVTLIMGRQLDYIRNINIGYDRAYVFTVTFPKTAIPHLEAIKADLLHYTSIENIGLSSAEELTNLNVSSTSLKKQGQDPNSSFLSYPVAIDASFIPAMKMALAHGRNFTGSPADSLAVILNQTAVRQMGLKAPYLGQEVGFSGKKYKVIGVVKDFNFQDLRSAVSPLVFYVQPKSWNTLYVRTSARQMKSAIAAVADAYTPYKTSDAPFSYHFLDKQFENLYKSDMRVGALFTTFASIAIFISCLGLFGLATYSTETRIKEMGIRKVLGASARSLVRLICKEFVVLVLLAILIATPVSYLLAGRWLRNFAYQSTIGADVFIEVFCTLMLITFMTISLKVYKAAKSNLLRHLKSE